A window from Vanessa cardui chromosome 21, ilVanCard2.1, whole genome shotgun sequence encodes these proteins:
- the LOC124538848 gene encoding arfaptin-2, whose product MSKWQSERSIHEMLKDTPPLRESSDSITSGTEAKFPTSRSMPFPPAYAPPDVSQNGAAGNSTLLRAGSTKIESIKNWSVSTYKCTKQLLYEKLGKSSRTVDTELEAQIEMLRETQRKYSGVLRLSAALTAQLAAAAATQRALGEAFADLAQKSPELQNQFLYNADTQRSLTRNGETLLAALHFFNNSLNTLTNKTMEDTLLTIRQYEAARVEYDAYRSELEASGGNPPELLLASIERHRRHYERLRDDSAVKLKLLHENRVKVMNKQLLLFHNAVSAYFSGNNVALEAAVRHFSVPGVPSQHNSHPPLPTTQTPLPSTSPPRTA is encoded by the exons ATGTCAAAGTG GCAATCTGAGAGAAGTATCCACGAAATGCTGAAAGACACACCACCGCTGCGCGAGTCTAGCGATTCCATAACGTCGGGAACAGAGGCCAAGTTCCCGACATCTCGATCCATGCCTTTTCCACCGGCTTACG CTCCACCAGATGTGTCACAGAATGGTGCAGCTGGTAACAGTACGTTGTTGCGTGCAGGCTCCACCAAGATAGAGTCCATCAAGAACTGGAGTGTCTCTACATACAAGTGCACCAAGCAGCTATTGTATGAAAAGCTTGGCAAGAGCTCACGGACTGTAGACACAG AGCTGGAGGCGCAGATCGAGATGCTGCGCGAGACGCAGCGCAAGTACAGCGGCGTGCTGCGCCTCAGCGCCGCGCTCACGGCGCAGctggccgccgccgccgccacgCAGCGCGCGCTGGGCGAGGCCTTCGCCGACCTGGCGCAGAAGTCGCCCGAGCTGCAGAACCA GTTCCTGTACAACGCGGACACGCAGCGCTCGTTGACCCGCAACGGCGAGACCCTGCTGGCTGCGTTACATTTCTTTAACAACTCTCTAAACACGCTCACCAACAAGACCATGGAGGACACGCTGCTCACCATACGCCAGTATGAGGCTGCGCG CGTGGAGTACGACGCGTACCGCAGCGAGCTGGAGGCCAGCGGCGGCAACCCGCCCGAGCTGCTGCTGGCCAGCATCGAGCGGCATCGGCGCCACTACGAGCGCCTGCGGGACGACTCCGCCGTCAAGCTCAAGCTGCTGCACGAGAACCGG GTAAAAGTGATGAACAAGCAACTTCTACTTTTCCACAATGCCGTGTCGGCTTACTTTAGCGGCAATAACGTCGCTCTCGAAGCAGCCGTGCGGCACTTCAGCGTGCCGGGGGTTCCCTCACAACACAACAGCCACCCGCCACTGCCCACCACACAAACCCCACTCCCCTCCACCAGTCCTCCGAGGACTGCATAG
- the LOC124538849 gene encoding DPH3 homolog — MTIFHDEIEIEDFEYDEDDDMYYYPCPCGDRFQISKEELMAGEEVATCPSCSLVVKVIYDLEKFKAEAEEVQSDCKEKETVKV; from the exons ATGACAATATTTCACGATGAAATAGAAATCGAAGATTTCGAATACGACGAAGATGATGATATGTATTATTACCCGTGCCCATGTGGGGATAGGTTTCAAATAAGTAag GAAGAACTGATGGCCGGTGAAGAGGTTGCCACATGTCCTAGCTGTTCTCTGGTTGTTAAAGTTATATATGACttg GAAAAGTTTAAAGCTGAAGCTGAAGAAGTGCAGAGTGATTGCAAGGAAAAAGAAACTGTGAAAGTTTAA